In a genomic window of Pseudomonas mohnii:
- a CDS encoding type 1 glutamine amidotransferase, whose product MKSPRAIAIVHSDTDVPGSLPELFSEQGMDLEIVSISQALPAPEALDIVVVMGSPESAYDHRLPWLDAELKWLKSVQERGVPTLGICFGSQLLARALGGQVYRNSTAEIGWTEVQTLQAQWAHKGPWLNFHFDAFTPPPGSTLLAKTDLAPQAYRKGKSMGVQFHPEIDAQMFDTWTHYWRNTEEGKRFLASAGDLPERMRAEIQEKEAGNRANCRLLLQDFLTAI is encoded by the coding sequence ATGAAGTCGCCGCGCGCCATTGCAATTGTTCATTCCGATACTGATGTCCCTGGCAGCCTGCCCGAGCTCTTTAGCGAGCAGGGTATGGATCTGGAAATTGTATCCATCAGCCAGGCCCTGCCAGCGCCTGAAGCGCTCGACATCGTTGTTGTGATGGGCAGCCCTGAATCGGCCTATGACCATCGATTGCCCTGGTTGGACGCCGAGCTCAAATGGCTGAAGTCTGTTCAGGAGCGAGGCGTGCCGACGCTTGGAATCTGCTTTGGCAGCCAGTTGCTCGCCCGCGCGCTGGGCGGTCAGGTCTATCGAAACTCCACCGCAGAGATCGGTTGGACTGAAGTTCAAACGCTTCAGGCGCAGTGGGCGCACAAGGGCCCCTGGCTCAATTTCCACTTTGACGCCTTCACGCCGCCCCCCGGCTCAACCTTGTTGGCGAAAACCGATCTGGCTCCCCAGGCCTACCGCAAAGGCAAGTCCATGGGGGTGCAGTTCCATCCGGAAATTGACGCACAGATGTTCGATACATGGACGCACTACTGGCGCAATACCGAGGAAGGGAAGCGGTTTCTAGCCTCCGCCGGAGATCTGCCAGAGCGCATGCGCGCGGAGATTCAGGAGAAGGAGGCCGGTAATCGAGCCAACTGTCGCCTGCTGCTTCAGGATTTTTTAACCGCTATCTGA
- a CDS encoding aldehyde dehydrogenase yields the protein MQPLTLSDWETKSAQLKIEGRAFVNGAYVSAAAEAVFECVSPVDGRFLANVASCDAADADHAVKVARATFDAGVWSRLSPVSRKQAMLRFADLLDQNAEELALLETLDMGKPISDALNVDLPCSADAIRWSGEAIDKIYDEVAATPHDQLGLVTREPIGVVAAIVPWNFPLMMACWKLGPALAAGNSVILKPSEKSPLSAIRIAQLAIDAGIPAGVLNVLPGYGHTVGKALALHMDVDTIVFTGSTRVAKQLLIYSGESNMKRVWLEAGGKSPNIVFADAADLQTAAESAAGAIAFNQGEVCTAGSRLLVERSIKDTFLPMVIEALKGWTPGNPLDPETNVGALVDTQQMNNVLAYIEAGHKDGAKLVVGGERVLQETGGTYVQPTIFDGVSNAMRIAREEIFGPVLSVITFDSVEEAISIANDSPYGLAAAIWTADISKAHLTAKALRAGSVWINQYDGGDMTAPFGGFKQSGNGRDKSLHAFDKYTELKATWIKL from the coding sequence ATGCAACCGTTAACTTTGAGCGATTGGGAAACCAAATCTGCACAGCTGAAGATTGAAGGGCGCGCGTTCGTGAATGGCGCGTATGTGAGCGCTGCGGCAGAAGCTGTTTTTGAGTGCGTCAGTCCGGTCGACGGGCGCTTTCTCGCCAACGTTGCCAGCTGCGATGCCGCCGATGCGGATCACGCAGTAAAAGTCGCCCGCGCCACATTTGACGCCGGTGTCTGGTCTCGTTTGTCGCCCGTTTCCAGGAAGCAGGCGATGCTCCGTTTTGCTGATCTGCTGGATCAGAACGCCGAGGAGCTGGCGCTCCTGGAAACACTCGACATGGGCAAGCCCATTTCGGATGCACTGAATGTCGATCTTCCTTGCTCAGCTGATGCCATCCGTTGGAGTGGTGAGGCGATTGACAAGATTTACGACGAAGTCGCCGCGACACCCCACGACCAGTTAGGCCTGGTCACTCGCGAGCCGATCGGCGTTGTCGCCGCGATCGTGCCGTGGAACTTCCCGTTGATGATGGCGTGCTGGAAGTTGGGCCCTGCACTTGCAGCGGGCAACTCGGTGATTCTCAAACCATCGGAGAAGTCGCCTCTCAGCGCCATTCGTATTGCCCAACTGGCAATCGATGCCGGCATTCCTGCGGGCGTCCTGAACGTACTGCCGGGCTATGGCCACACGGTAGGCAAGGCGCTCGCCCTGCATATGGACGTCGATACCATCGTCTTCACGGGCTCGACCAGAGTGGCCAAGCAACTCTTGATCTACTCCGGCGAATCCAACATGAAGCGCGTATGGCTGGAGGCCGGCGGCAAGAGTCCCAACATCGTTTTCGCCGACGCTGCCGATCTTCAAACCGCAGCGGAATCCGCAGCAGGTGCGATCGCCTTCAATCAGGGAGAGGTTTGTACCGCCGGTTCCCGTCTTCTCGTCGAGCGTTCGATAAAAGACACGTTCCTACCGATGGTCATCGAAGCACTGAAAGGTTGGACGCCCGGCAATCCGCTTGATCCTGAAACAAACGTGGGAGCCCTGGTCGACACGCAGCAGATGAACAACGTGTTGGCCTACATCGAGGCCGGTCACAAGGACGGTGCCAAATTGGTCGTCGGTGGCGAGCGCGTGCTTCAGGAAACGGGTGGGACTTACGTACAGCCCACCATTTTCGATGGTGTCAGCAACGCGATGAGAATCGCCCGGGAAGAAATCTTTGGGCCGGTTCTGTCGGTCATCACGTTCGATTCGGTCGAGGAAGCGATCTCGATCGCCAACGACTCCCCATACGGTTTGGCCGCTGCGATCTGGACCGCGGATATTTCCAAGGCACACCTCACGGCCAAAGCCTTGCGGGCGGGCAGTGTATGGATCAATCAATACGATGGCGGCGACATGACCGCCCCCTTTGGTGGATTCAAGCAGTCGGGGAACGGTCGCGACAAATCGCTCCACGCGTTTGACAAGTACACCGAGCTGAAAGCCACCTGGATCAAGCTGTAA